Proteins from a single region of Azospira inquinata:
- a CDS encoding glycosyltransferase family 4 protein has product MSDSDLLPLCIQDYAPAQRQLRVAVVTETYPPEVNGVAMTLGRMVEGLIRRGHQVQLVRPRQTPEDRPQQDGGLEEFLATGVPIPRYAGLKLGMPAKRALNRLWALQRPDLVHVVTEGPLGNSAIAAAHKLKLPVTSDFHTNFHAYSRHYGIGWLQRPIAAYLRRFHNHTEATFVPTHQLARELEVDGYANLQVVARGVDTRLFSPERRSEALRSSWGAGPEDLVVLSVGRMAPEKNLPQVLEAFAAIRTVRPEAKLVFVGDGPARQPLQNRHGEHVFAGMRRGEDLAAHYASGDLFLFPSVTETFGNVTLEALASGLAVVAYDYAAAAELVRPGENGLLAPPGDLPAFCQAATQAAAPETLLRLRANARESILDHDWERIHDAFAGALVRAVKSHERRQQAASAIVMAPD; this is encoded by the coding sequence ATGAGCGATAGCGACCTCCTCCCCCTCTGTATCCAGGACTACGCGCCCGCCCAGCGCCAGCTGCGGGTAGCTGTAGTCACCGAAACCTATCCGCCGGAAGTGAATGGGGTGGCCATGACTTTAGGCCGCATGGTGGAGGGCCTCATCCGCCGGGGCCATCAGGTCCAACTGGTGCGCCCCCGCCAGACCCCGGAGGACCGGCCCCAGCAGGACGGGGGTCTGGAAGAATTCCTCGCCACCGGCGTCCCCATTCCCCGCTATGCCGGATTGAAGCTGGGCATGCCCGCCAAGCGGGCGTTGAACCGGCTCTGGGCCCTGCAACGGCCCGACCTGGTCCACGTGGTGACGGAAGGCCCCCTGGGCAATTCAGCCATCGCCGCCGCCCACAAGCTAAAGCTGCCCGTCACCTCCGACTTCCACACCAATTTTCACGCCTACAGCCGCCATTACGGCATCGGCTGGCTGCAACGGCCCATCGCCGCCTACCTGCGGCGCTTTCACAATCACACGGAAGCCACCTTCGTCCCCACCCACCAGCTGGCCCGGGAATTGGAGGTGGACGGCTACGCCAATCTTCAGGTAGTGGCCCGGGGAGTGGACACCCGCTTGTTCTCCCCGGAACGGCGCTCGGAAGCCTTGCGCTCCAGCTGGGGCGCGGGACCGGAGGATCTGGTGGTGCTCTCCGTGGGGCGCATGGCCCCGGAAAAAAACCTGCCCCAGGTACTGGAAGCCTTTGCCGCCATCCGGACCGTCCGGCCCGAGGCCAAGCTGGTGTTCGTGGGGGACGGACCGGCCCGCCAGCCCTTGCAGAATCGCCACGGAGAACACGTTTTTGCCGGGATGCGGCGGGGAGAAGACCTGGCCGCCCACTACGCCTCCGGGGATTTGTTCCTTTTCCCCAGCGTTACGGAAACTTTCGGCAATGTGACCCTGGAAGCCCTGGCCAGCGGCCTGGCGGTGGTGGCCTACGACTATGCGGCGGCCGCCGAACTGGTGCGCCCCGGGGAAAACGGCCTGCTCGCCCCCCCGGGGGATTTACCCGCCTTTTGCCAGGCGGCCACCCAGGCCGCCGCCCCAGAGACCCTTCTGCGCTTGCGGGCCAATGCCCGGGAAAGCATTCTGGATCACGACTGGGAGCGGATTCACGACGCCTTCGCGGGAGCCCTGGTGCGCGCCGTCAAAAGCCACGAGCGGCGCCAGCAGGCTGCCTCCGCCATCGTCATGGCCCCGGACTGA
- a CDS encoding diacylglycerol kinase, with protein MTPADDKTPQESPFKGKTGLERLWNATHYSLDGLRAAYRHEDAFRQEVWLALVLIPTALFSPAAPVGKALMVSSLFLVLIVELVNSAIEAAVDRISLENHRLAKRAKDIGSAAVFTALTNVILVWALVLLG; from the coding sequence ATGACCCCAGCCGACGACAAAACTCCCCAGGAAAGCCCCTTCAAGGGCAAAACCGGTCTGGAACGCCTGTGGAACGCCACCCATTATTCCCTGGACGGCCTGCGGGCCGCCTACCGCCACGAAGACGCCTTCCGCCAGGAAGTCTGGCTCGCCCTAGTACTCATCCCCACCGCCCTTTTCAGCCCGGCGGCCCCGGTAGGCAAGGCCCTCATGGTGAGCAGCCTGTTCCTGGTGCTGATCGTGGAGCTGGTCAATTCGGCCATTGAAGCGGCGGTGGATCGCATTTCCCTGGAAAACCACCGGCTGGCCAAGCGGGCCAAGGACATCGGCAGCGCCGCCGTCTTCACGGCCCTGACCAACGTCATCCTGGTCTGGGCCCTGGTGCTCCTGGGCTGA
- a CDS encoding DUF3426 domain-containing protein, giving the protein MMFTRCPQCQTTFRVTPEQLKARGGQVRCGHCQGVFNALEHLLEEEPRSTAPAPLSDAPVAAPTAPTAPTAPAAPAPAPAPAPAPAPNRVKEEEAVATPAAPFTPAPALAPAPAPTPEPAPIPALPLETEPLASEPEQALRLEPHLAPAEPVVPVTVESPVTPDQAPITEENENPAPEAAAEDSPMESAEELLEDDPAPLAEEGPVIGPAALEPAEPLAASDDPILPRDTTSIPGYNKWAETPLGTGSQPLASLDAPHRPRWPFILAALALSLLLAGQVVYRFRTDITIALPGLGPLFTQVGWAVPLPRKAELVAIDDSDLQSDAAHNRLILSATVHNRAPYDQALPALELALTDTRDSIIARRVLQAADYLPEKDSQGRPRPSRFAANGELPVHLWLDGTNLGAAGYRLYVFYP; this is encoded by the coding sequence ATGATGTTCACCCGGTGTCCCCAATGCCAGACCACCTTCCGCGTCACCCCGGAGCAGCTTAAAGCCCGGGGCGGCCAGGTCCGTTGCGGACATTGCCAGGGCGTCTTCAACGCCCTGGAACATCTCCTGGAAGAGGAACCCCGGAGCACCGCTCCGGCCCCCCTCTCTGACGCGCCGGTCGCCGCACCTACCGCACCTACCGCACCTACCGCACCTGCCGCACCTGCTCCTGCTCCTGCTCCTGCTCCTGCTCCTGCTCCCAACAGGGTAAAGGAAGAGGAAGCGGTGGCAACCCCGGCGGCGCCATTCACCCCGGCTCCCGCCTTGGCCCCCGCTCCTGCCCCGACACCGGAACCGGCCCCCATCCCGGCCCTTCCGCTCGAGACGGAGCCCTTGGCCTCCGAGCCGGAACAAGCCCTGCGCCTGGAGCCCCATCTGGCTCCGGCGGAACCCGTCGTCCCCGTCACCGTTGAGTCCCCGGTGACGCCGGACCAGGCCCCGATTACGGAAGAGAACGAAAACCCAGCTCCCGAAGCCGCTGCCGAGGACTCCCCGATGGAGTCGGCGGAAGAACTGCTGGAGGACGACCCGGCGCCCCTGGCGGAAGAAGGCCCGGTCATCGGCCCCGCCGCCCTGGAACCGGCCGAGCCACTGGCGGCCAGCGACGACCCCATCCTGCCCCGGGATACCACCTCCATCCCGGGCTACAACAAATGGGCGGAAACCCCCCTGGGTACGGGCAGCCAGCCCCTGGCTTCCCTGGATGCCCCCCACCGGCCCCGCTGGCCCTTCATTCTGGCAGCCCTGGCCCTGAGCCTGCTGCTGGCGGGTCAGGTGGTGTATCGCTTCCGTACCGACATCACCATCGCCCTGCCCGGTCTGGGGCCCCTTTTCACCCAGGTAGGCTGGGCCGTGCCCCTGCCCCGCAAGGCGGAGCTGGTGGCCATCGACGACTCGGACCTCCAGTCGGACGCAGCCCACAACCGGCTCATTCTTTCCGCCACGGTGCATAACCGGGCCCCTTACGACCAGGCTCTGCCGGCCCTGGAACTGGCCCTGACGGATACCCGGGACAGCATCATCGCCCGCCGGGTGCTGCAAGCGGCGGATTACCTGCCGGAAAAAGACAGCCAGGGGCGGCCCCGCCCCAGCCGCTTCGCCGCCAATGGGGAACTGCCGGTCCACCTCTGGCTGGACGGCACCAACCTGGGCGCCGCGGGCTACCGGCTCTACGTCTTCTACCCCTAA
- the prmA gene encoding 50S ribosomal protein L11 methyltransferase, translated as MPWLNLHCLLDAAGAEALAEALMDVGALSTSIEDADAGTPAETPQFGEPGMDSSAAWDHSRLTALFGTDKDPVIALGAACAAVNLPLPAYTLEEVEEQNWVQITQAQFDPIPISPRLWIVPSWHQAPDPEAINLILDPGMAFGTGSHPTTRLCLEWLERHVTAGCSLLDYGCGSGILAIAAARLGAGQVTGVDIDPQAVEAARANAERNQVGIEFSDSHQPVTGQYDIVVANILSNPLKALAPALASHVRPGGWLALSGILAQQAEELMAIYRTYFAMAVADEREGWVCLEGRKA; from the coding sequence GTGCCCTGGCTCAATTTGCATTGTCTTTTGGATGCCGCCGGGGCCGAAGCCCTGGCGGAAGCCCTCATGGACGTGGGCGCCCTGTCCACCAGCATTGAGGACGCGGACGCGGGTACCCCGGCGGAAACCCCCCAGTTCGGCGAACCGGGCATGGATTCCAGCGCCGCCTGGGACCATTCCCGCCTTACCGCCCTGTTCGGTACGGACAAGGACCCGGTAATCGCCCTGGGGGCGGCCTGCGCCGCCGTAAATCTGCCCCTGCCCGCCTACACCCTGGAAGAGGTGGAAGAACAAAACTGGGTGCAGATCACCCAGGCCCAATTTGACCCCATCCCCATTTCCCCCCGACTGTGGATCGTGCCCTCCTGGCACCAGGCCCCGGACCCGGAGGCCATTAACCTGATTCTGGACCCGGGCATGGCCTTCGGTACCGGCTCCCACCCCACCACCCGGCTCTGCCTGGAGTGGCTGGAACGCCATGTCACCGCCGGATGCAGCCTGCTGGATTACGGCTGTGGCTCGGGCATTCTGGCCATTGCCGCTGCCCGCCTGGGCGCCGGGCAGGTCACGGGGGTGGATATTGACCCCCAGGCGGTGGAAGCCGCCCGGGCCAATGCGGAACGGAACCAGGTGGGTATAGAATTCAGCGATTCCCACCAACCGGTGACGGGCCAATACGACATCGTGGTCGCCAACATTCTCTCCAATCCCCTGAAAGCCCTGGCCCCCGCCCTGGCCTCCCACGTCCGCCCCGGCGGCTGGCTGGCTCTGTCCGGCATCCTGGCCCAGCAGGCGGAAGAACTGATGGCCATTTATCGCACCTACTTTGCCATGGCCGTGGCCGACGAGCGGGAAGGATGGGTGTGCCTGGAAGGGCGTAAAGCATGA
- the accC gene encoding acetyl-CoA carboxylase biotin carboxylase subunit has product MFDKVLIANRGEIALRVQRACRELGIKTVVVHSEADREAKYVKLADESVCIGPAASAQSYLNIPAIISAAEVTDAQAIHPGYGFLSENADFAERTEKSGFVFIGPRADTIRLMGDKVSAKAAMKASGVPCVPGSDGALPEDTKEIIKIGREVGYPVIIKASGGGGGRGMRVVHTEAALINAVQTTRTEAQAAFGNPTVYMEKFLENPRHVEIQVLADEYKSAIYLGERDCSMQRRNQKVIEEAPAPGIPPRLIARIGERCAEACRRIGYRGAGTFEFLYENGEFYFIEMNTRVQVEHPVTEFITGVDIVQEQIRIAAGEKLRYKQRDIEIRGHAVECRINAEDPFTFVPSPGNIEWWHPPGGPGVRVDSHVYSGYRVPPYYDSMIGKIITYGDTREQAIRRMRIALSETVVEGIKTNIPLHQELMLDANFIKGGTSIHYLEHKLAAKGEVKGN; this is encoded by the coding sequence ATGTTCGACAAAGTTCTTATCGCCAATCGGGGCGAGATTGCCCTGCGGGTCCAGCGGGCCTGCCGGGAGCTGGGCATCAAGACCGTGGTGGTCCATTCCGAAGCGGATCGGGAAGCCAAGTACGTGAAGCTGGCTGACGAATCCGTCTGTATCGGTCCGGCCGCCTCCGCCCAGAGCTACCTCAATATTCCGGCCATCATTTCCGCCGCCGAAGTCACGGACGCCCAGGCTATTCACCCGGGCTACGGCTTTCTCTCGGAAAACGCGGATTTCGCCGAACGCACGGAAAAATCCGGCTTCGTCTTCATCGGCCCCCGGGCCGACACCATCCGCCTGATGGGGGACAAGGTGTCCGCCAAGGCCGCCATGAAGGCCTCCGGCGTGCCCTGCGTACCGGGTTCGGACGGCGCCCTGCCGGAAGACACCAAGGAAATCATCAAAATCGGCCGGGAAGTGGGTTATCCGGTGATTATCAAGGCCTCTGGCGGTGGTGGCGGCCGGGGCATGCGGGTGGTGCATACGGAAGCCGCCCTCATCAACGCCGTCCAGACCACCCGGACGGAAGCCCAGGCGGCTTTCGGCAATCCCACGGTGTACATGGAAAAATTCCTGGAAAATCCCCGTCACGTGGAAATCCAGGTACTGGCCGACGAATACAAGAGCGCCATTTATCTGGGGGAACGGGACTGCTCCATGCAGCGCCGCAACCAGAAGGTCATCGAAGAAGCGCCGGCCCCGGGCATTCCGCCCCGGCTCATCGCCCGCATCGGCGAACGCTGCGCCGAAGCCTGCCGCCGCATCGGCTACCGGGGCGCCGGCACCTTTGAATTCCTCTACGAAAACGGGGAGTTCTATTTCATCGAAATGAACACCCGGGTTCAGGTGGAACACCCGGTCACCGAGTTCATCACCGGGGTGGATATCGTCCAGGAACAAATCCGCATCGCCGCCGGGGAAAAGCTCCGCTACAAGCAGCGGGACATTGAAATTCGCGGTCACGCGGTGGAATGCCGGATTAACGCGGAAGATCCCTTCACCTTCGTCCCCAGTCCGGGCAACATCGAATGGTGGCATCCACCCGGCGGCCCAGGGGTGCGGGTGGATTCCCACGTTTATTCCGGCTACCGGGTTCCGCCCTACTACGATTCCATGATCGGCAAGATCATCACCTACGGGGACACCCGGGAGCAGGCCATCCGCCGGATGCGCATTGCCCTCTCCGAAACCGTGGTGGAAGGCATCAAGACCAATATTCCCCTGCACCAGGAACTGATGCTGGACGCCAATTTCATCAAAGGCGGCACCAGCATTCATTACCTGGAACACAAACTCGCCGCTAAAGGCGAGGTGAAAGGAAACTGA
- the accB gene encoding acetyl-CoA carboxylase biotin carboxyl carrier protein codes for MDLRKLKKLIDLVQESGISELEVTEGEEKVRIAKQGPVVSAQPTYVQAQPMMAAPAAAAPAAAPTADEDDGIPEGHVVKAPMVGTFYRAPSPGAEAFVEVGQTVKQGDTLCIIEAMKLLNEIEADASGTIKAILLDNGEPVEFGEPLFVIG; via the coding sequence ATGGATTTGCGCAAGCTGAAAAAACTCATCGACCTGGTACAGGAATCCGGCATTTCCGAACTGGAAGTCACGGAAGGGGAAGAAAAAGTCCGGATCGCCAAGCAAGGCCCGGTCGTTTCCGCCCAGCCCACCTATGTCCAAGCCCAACCCATGATGGCCGCACCGGCCGCTGCGGCCCCCGCCGCTGCGCCGACGGCGGATGAAGATGACGGTATTCCGGAAGGGCATGTGGTCAAAGCCCCCATGGTAGGCACCTTCTACCGGGCTCCCTCCCCCGGCGCCGAAGCCTTTGTGGAAGTGGGTCAGACGGTCAAACAGGGGGATACCCTGTGCATCATCGAAGCCATGAAGCTGCTCAACGAAATCGAGGCTGACGCCTCCGGCACCATCAAGGCCATTTTGCTGGACAACGGGGAGCCGGTGGAATTCGGCGAACCCCTGTTCGTCATCGGCTAA
- the aroQ gene encoding type II 3-dehydroquinate dehydratase, translating to MKKQTSQSSKSAKSGVQAEQLRILVLHGPNLNLLGTREPEIYGHTTLADINRRLACRAKEAGIVLESFQSNHEGALIECIHAARDQSVNAIIFNPAAYTHTSVAIRDALAGVDIPFVEVHLSNVFAREPFRHHSYFSDLAIGVISGLGDEGYALALEFLLNRLSPN from the coding sequence ATGAAGAAGCAGACTTCCCAGTCCTCGAAGTCCGCCAAAAGCGGAGTTCAGGCAGAACAACTGCGGATCCTGGTGCTACATGGTCCTAACCTCAACCTGTTAGGCACCCGGGAACCGGAAATCTATGGGCACACCACCCTGGCGGATATCAATCGTCGCCTGGCCTGCCGCGCCAAAGAGGCAGGCATCGTGCTGGAAAGTTTCCAGAGCAACCACGAAGGCGCCTTGATCGAGTGCATCCACGCCGCCCGGGACCAGAGCGTGAACGCCATCATTTTCAATCCAGCGGCCTACACCCACACCAGCGTGGCTATCCGGGACGCCCTGGCAGGGGTGGATATTCCCTTTGTGGAAGTCCATCTCTCCAACGTCTTCGCCCGGGAACCCTTCCGCCACCACTCCTATTTTTCCGATCTGGCGATCGGCGTCATCAGCGGTCTGGGTGACGAGGGCTATGCCTTGGCCCTGGAATTCCTGCTGAACCGCCTCAGCCCCAACTAA
- a CDS encoding TlpA family protein disulfide reductase, whose amino-acid sequence MSTLGKSLTVLALALGATLIGYLSGQAPRSDAAPAAAPRAFPESTWAQGGTDLEGRPHSFQEYRGKILLINFWATWCPPCQKEGPALQRLEEKLQAHGVQIVGITIDQAANLQTYVDKHPSHYPLWLATPQTARLMASLGNPQGGLPFSVILDRSGQVRKVLLGAINETETENLLSSLAQGQ is encoded by the coding sequence ATGAGCACTCTCGGCAAATCCCTCACCGTCCTGGCCTTGGCTCTGGGCGCCACCCTGATCGGCTACCTGAGTGGCCAAGCCCCCCGTTCCGACGCCGCCCCAGCCGCCGCTCCCCGCGCTTTTCCGGAAAGCACCTGGGCCCAGGGGGGAACGGACCTGGAAGGCCGTCCCCACAGTTTTCAGGAATATCGGGGCAAGATTCTCCTGATCAACTTCTGGGCCACCTGGTGTCCCCCCTGCCAAAAAGAAGGTCCGGCCCTCCAGCGACTGGAAGAGAAACTCCAGGCCCATGGGGTACAAATAGTGGGTATCACCATTGATCAAGCCGCTAATTTGCAGACTTATGTGGATAAGCATCCGAGCCATTACCCCCTGTGGCTGGCCACACCCCAAACCGCCCGGCTCATGGCTAGCCTGGGCAATCCCCAGGGGGGACTGCCCTTCTCCGTGATCCTGGATCGCTCCGGACAGGTGCGCAAAGTCCTGCTGGGCGCCATCAACGAAACGGAAACGGAAAACTTGCTATCGTCATTAGCTCAAGGCCAATAG
- the mpl gene encoding UDP-N-acetylmuramate:L-alanyl-gamma-D-glutamyl-meso-diaminopimelate ligase encodes MHIHILGICGTFMGGIALIARAAGHRVTGCDANVYPPMSTQLEEQGITLVQGYGKEQVDLAPDVFIVGNAISRGNPLLEEILDRGLPYVSGPQWLAENVLQGKWVLAVAGTHGKTTTTSILTWILESAGLNPGFLIGGVPQNFGVSARLTDSSFFVIEADEYDTAFCDKRSKFVHYHPRTAILNNLEFDHADIFPDLAAIETQFHHLVRTIPGQGRIIANGMEASLDRVLERGCWSEVERFGAGQEWGADGDDATGRFVLLHRGQPVGECAWELTGDHNRANGVAALLAARHVGVSLEHGLAALAGFRNVKRRMEVRGCAAGVTVYDDFAHHPTAIATTVAGLRHKVGAATRILAVLEPRSNTMKLGVLKDRLAASLTEADRVFCFSAGLGWDAQAALAPLGAKALTRDCLETLVADVVAEARSGDQILVMSNGGFGGIHEKLLAALKAKASTAP; translated from the coding sequence ATGCATATTCACATTCTGGGCATTTGCGGAACCTTTATGGGGGGCATTGCCCTCATTGCCCGGGCCGCAGGTCATCGGGTCACGGGTTGCGACGCCAATGTCTATCCGCCCATGAGCACCCAGCTGGAAGAGCAGGGTATCACCCTGGTTCAGGGCTATGGCAAGGAACAGGTGGATTTGGCGCCCGATGTGTTCATCGTGGGCAACGCCATTTCCCGGGGCAATCCCCTGCTGGAGGAAATCCTGGACCGGGGCCTGCCCTATGTGTCCGGTCCCCAGTGGCTGGCGGAAAACGTTTTGCAGGGTAAGTGGGTGCTGGCGGTGGCGGGAACCCATGGCAAAACCACTACCACGTCCATTCTCACCTGGATTCTGGAGTCGGCGGGGCTGAACCCGGGTTTTCTGATTGGCGGGGTGCCCCAGAATTTCGGTGTTTCCGCCCGGCTGACCGATTCCTCCTTTTTTGTCATCGAGGCAGACGAATACGACACGGCCTTCTGTGACAAGCGCTCCAAGTTTGTCCATTACCATCCCCGAACCGCCATTCTGAATAATCTGGAATTCGATCACGCAGACATCTTCCCCGATCTAGCGGCTATCGAGACCCAATTTCACCATCTGGTGCGGACCATCCCCGGTCAGGGGCGGATCATCGCCAACGGCATGGAGGCTAGTCTGGACCGGGTCCTGGAGCGGGGCTGCTGGTCCGAGGTGGAGCGTTTCGGGGCTGGCCAGGAATGGGGCGCCGACGGGGATGACGCCACTGGCCGCTTTGTTTTATTGCACCGGGGACAGCCCGTGGGGGAATGCGCCTGGGAACTGACCGGGGACCATAATCGGGCCAACGGGGTGGCCGCCCTGCTGGCCGCTCGCCATGTGGGGGTTTCCCTGGAGCACGGTCTGGCCGCTCTGGCGGGCTTCCGCAATGTGAAGCGGCGCATGGAAGTGCGGGGTTGCGCCGCTGGGGTCACGGTCTACGACGACTTTGCTCACCACCCCACGGCCATCGCCACCACCGTGGCGGGCCTGCGCCACAAGGTGGGTGCGGCCACCCGTATTCTGGCCGTGCTGGAACCCCGGTCCAACACCATGAAACTGGGGGTGTTGAAGGATCGCCTGGCCGCTAGTCTGACGGAGGCGGACCGGGTGTTTTGCTTCAGTGCCGGTCTGGGCTGGGACGCCCAGGCGGCCTTAGCGCCCCTGGGGGCGAAAGCCCTGACCCGGGATTGCCTGGAAACCCTGGTAGCGGATGTGGTGGCGGAAGCCCGGTCGGGGGACCAGATTCTGGTAATGAGCAACGGGGGCTTTGGCGGTATCCATGAAAAACTGCTGGCTGCCTTGAAGGCTAAGGCCTCCACTGCCCCTTAG
- a CDS encoding PhaM family polyhydroxyalkanoate granule multifunctional regulatory protein, with product MSNDHNAQDPLQSLWGNMGFSLPGMVTPTLDTDELEKRITDLKAVEGWLRMNLSMLQMTIQGMEMQRATLNAVKAMGQMGKAAPAPAEGEAPDPDMGAAAEAAAGAAANAFSQAAMWPWNVMNQMQEHLQQQEAAAGDTPPAAAPDATAQAAAKASTGKAAPKRPRPAKKST from the coding sequence ATGAGCAACGATCACAACGCCCAGGATCCCCTCCAATCCCTGTGGGGCAACATGGGTTTTTCCCTGCCCGGCATGGTCACCCCCACCCTAGATACGGATGAACTGGAAAAACGCATTACGGACCTGAAAGCTGTAGAAGGCTGGCTGCGCATGAATCTTTCCATGCTGCAAATGACCATCCAGGGCATGGAAATGCAACGGGCCACCCTGAACGCGGTCAAGGCCATGGGGCAAATGGGCAAGGCGGCCCCGGCCCCCGCCGAGGGAGAAGCCCCCGACCCGGATATGGGCGCAGCGGCGGAAGCCGCCGCCGGAGCGGCCGCCAATGCCTTTTCCCAGGCCGCCATGTGGCCCTGGAATGTAATGAACCAGATGCAGGAACATCTGCAACAACAGGAAGCTGCCGCTGGGGATACGCCCCCGGCCGCCGCCCCGGATGCCACGGCCCAGGCAGCCGCCAAGGCCAGTACGGGAAAAGCCGCCCCCAAACGGCCCCGCCCAGCGAAAAAAAGCACCTAA
- a CDS encoding response regulator gives MLKLLVIEDHALVREGLVQVLHQLEDKMEVLEAGTCEAGLALMAQTPELDLVLLDLALPGMDGMTCLSEVREHYPAVPVVIVSAYDDAHTVNRALKHGASGFIPKAYSTDRLLAALRSVLDGNIYTPDRLMPVSMGVDLAPPAAVKEAEPSEFGLTERQAEVLGLMTKGKSNRDIANLLGLSEGTVKIHITAIFKALGVNSRTQALVAVTRLGIRL, from the coding sequence ATGCTGAAGTTACTCGTCATTGAGGATCATGCGCTGGTCCGGGAGGGGTTGGTGCAGGTCCTGCATCAACTGGAAGATAAAATGGAAGTGCTGGAGGCGGGCACCTGTGAGGCGGGTCTGGCCCTCATGGCCCAGACTCCCGAGCTGGACCTGGTGCTCCTGGACCTGGCCCTGCCCGGCATGGACGGCATGACCTGTCTGTCTGAGGTGCGGGAACATTATCCGGCGGTGCCGGTGGTGATCGTCTCCGCCTACGATGATGCCCATACGGTGAACCGGGCCCTGAAACACGGGGCCTCCGGCTTCATTCCCAAGGCCTATTCCACGGATCGCCTGCTGGCGGCCCTGCGCAGTGTTCTGGATGGCAACATCTACACCCCGGACCGGCTCATGCCCGTGAGCATGGGGGTGGATCTGGCGCCTCCCGCCGCCGTCAAGGAAGCGGAACCCTCCGAATTCGGTTTGACGGAACGTCAGGCCGAGGTGCTGGGCCTCATGACCAAGGGCAAGTCCAATCGGGACATTGCCAATTTGCTGGGTCTTTCCGAAGGCACGGTGAAAATCCACATTACTGCCATTTTCAAGGCCCTGGGGGTGAATAGCCGGACCCAGGCCCTGGTGGCCGTGACCCGCCTGGGTATCAGGCTGTAG